The Mucilaginibacter yixingensis genome window below encodes:
- a CDS encoding MBL fold metallo-hydrolase, with protein sequence MPLGVLGGIDESNLSAYMVAPAGSNNYVCLDAGTLHAGIQKAVANKVFNVSAEQVLKQDIKGYCISHSHLDHLAGLLINAPDDTAKNIYALQPCIDVLKANYFTWKAWANFANEGEAPTLGKYHYSVLAPGAFVKIDHTDMQVQAFPLSHSNLISTAFLVRNGSNYLLYLGDTGADEVEKSQNFKHLWDAVAPLVKAHQLKALMIEVSFPDEQPDKFLFGHLTPHWLIKELDVLAAEAGATSMKNLNVVITHLKPPAKSITRIKQQLTAENKLGLRLIFPQQGKQLVF encoded by the coding sequence GTGCCCTTAGGCGTACTGGGCGGTATTGATGAGAGCAACCTATCTGCTTACATGGTTGCCCCGGCAGGGAGCAATAATTATGTTTGTTTAGATGCAGGTACTCTACATGCCGGTATACAAAAGGCTGTGGCTAACAAGGTATTTAATGTTTCTGCAGAACAGGTGCTTAAACAAGATATTAAAGGCTATTGCATCTCGCACTCGCATTTGGATCATTTAGCTGGTTTGCTCATCAACGCGCCAGACGATACAGCGAAGAATATTTATGCCTTACAGCCATGTATTGATGTACTGAAAGCAAATTACTTTACCTGGAAGGCTTGGGCCAATTTTGCCAATGAAGGCGAAGCCCCCACTTTAGGAAAATATCATTACAGCGTTTTAGCACCGGGTGCTTTTGTTAAGATTGACCATACTGATATGCAAGTGCAAGCTTTTCCGTTGAGTCACTCCAATTTAATCAGTACCGCATTTTTGGTGAGGAATGGCAGTAACTATTTATTGTATTTGGGCGATACAGGCGCCGACGAGGTGGAGAAAAGCCAGAATTTTAAACACCTATGGGATGCCGTTGCGCCGTTGGTAAAAGCGCACCAGCTAAAGGCGTTGATGATTGAAGTGTCATTTCCTGATGAACAGCCCGATAAATTTTTGTTCGGGCACCTGACGCCTCACTGGCTGATAAAAGAGCTGGACGTGCTTGCAGCCGAAGCCGGTGCAACGTCTATGAAAAACCTTAACGTGGTAATCACACACCTGAAGCCGCCGGCCAAAAGCATTACACGCATTAAACAGCAATTAACGGCCGAAAATAAGTTGGGTTTAAGGCTGATCTTTCCGCAACAGGGCAAACAATTGGTTTTTTAG